The genomic DNA TCGCTGACGACGAAGTGATCGTCGTCGCCGACAAAAATCAACGTCGGCACTTTGATCTCTTTCAGACGCGTGCTCGTGTCATGCTCCTGGCGTGCCTGCACATGGCGAAAGTAAAACTCCGGCGGGCAGAGGTTCGCCATGCGCACCTGGAGGTACTTTTCGATTTCGGGCATATGATTTCGGGCGTAGACCTCGGTCCAGCCGACGACGATCGTATGGTCGCGGACATATTTGACGTAGCCCCACTCGACCATTTCTGTGGCGATTCGGATAGGAATCCCCCGCTCGCCTGGGTGCGCCGCGCCGCTGGAGGCGAGGATCAGCTTGCTTACTTTGCGCGGATGGTTGAGCGCGATCAATTGCGCGACTCTCCCGCCCATTGAATGGCCGCACACCACCGCCCCTTCGAGCCCTAGATGATCGAGAACCGCCACGGCGTCCTCGGCGAACATTTCGGTGCTATATTTGACCGCAGGCCTGCCAGACAAACCCGTGCCACGGTAGTCGAAAATCACCACCCGATGATCACGGGAAAACTCCGGGGTTTGATAAAGATTCCAGACCGCGCCGTCGCAGGCGGTTTCGCTGAGAAACAAAAGCGGCGCGCCCTCGCCATGGGCCTCGTAGTAGATATCGACTCCGTCTTTGGATTTTGCGTAGGGCATTGATGAAATTCCTCGCAGTACTGCCTAGAAATAAACCAAAAGCAGTCGTCATGACAAGTGCCTAGCGTTTGGGGTCTAGCATCTCGCGTTGCCGATCCGTAACCTTGACGCCAGACCTTAAACGCTAAATGCGGTAGTCTTTCTATTGACAGAGGGGCATGGGCTTCCGTATTCAAGATAAGACAAAGAGGGAGGGAACAACGATGGCGAACCAATACGTCGACTGCGACGGTCATGTGATGGAGACCACTGACGAGATCATTCGTCTGGTTGGCGAACCATTCAAAACTACCGGCCATATGAATCCGCGGCGCGTTCTGCCGAGCATTGACCGCTTTCACACGCCGCGCTTGGAAGAGCGTAAACCGGGCACCTTCGATCCATCCGTTGGACCGGAAAAATGGGTGCAGTTTCTCGACAAGATGGGTCTGGAGTTCAGCGCGCTATTTCCCACCGAAGGCTTGGCCTACGGCCAGGTGATCTTTCCACCCTGGGCGATCGCCTATGCGAGAGCTTACAATGACTGGTTGGCAGCAAGATATTTGAAGTTCAACTCGCGGCTAAAAGGCATCGCTCTGATCCCCCTGCAGGATGTCGATGCCGCAGTCATTGAGCTGCGCCGCGCCGTCAAAGATCTCGGCATGGTCGGCGCCATGCTGCCGTCCAATGGACTCCAGCCTCATTTGAGCCACAAACATTTCTGGCCCATTTACGAAGAAGCCGCGAAACTCGATTGCGCCATGGCGGTGCACGGCGGCTGTTACGGCGATCTTGGATTCAACAGCTACACCGTTTTTCCGGCGACTCGCGCATTGGGCATGCCGGTGCCTCTGGCCATCGCTGCCACAGGCATGATCGTTGACGGCGTTTTCGACGAGTTCCCCACGCTGCGAGTTGGCTTCCTGGAAGGCGGCACCTGTTGGATTCCGATGGTGCTGGACCGGCTGCACCGCGAGCAGGAGTACGGCGGCCTGAGAATCAAGCGCAAACCGGTGGACTATTTCACTAGCGGGAAGATCTTCTGCAGCTGCGAGGGCAACGAAAAGGCATTAGCCTACGCGATCGAGCGCGTCGGCCCCGAGCCGTTCATGTTTGCGTCGGATTTTCCCCATGAGATTTCCCTTGACAATTGTTTGGAAGAAATCGACGAAATCCAGGTGCGCAAAGATTTGAAAGAAGAGCACAAAGCGTCGATCCTGGGCGAGAACGCGCGGAGATTTTATAAAATTTGAACGGGGTCTCGGAGAATGTCTCGCGCAGAGGCGCTGAGGGCGCAGAGTTCGGAATTATTCCGGTACGTAGGGGCGGGTCTGAGACCCGCCCCAAGCGCGTAACTTTATGTAGGTCGGGTTAGCGGAGCGTAACCCGACGAGTCTCACGGCATGAGAGCAAATCGAAGATGTTGGGTTACGCTGCGCTAACCCAACCTACTCTGAATATCGCAAGGGGTGGATATGGTTCGACGGACACTGCTACTTTGTGGGATCTTGTTTTTCCTAACCCTCGCGCCAGAGGCGGCGTCCGCTCTCGACAAAATCAAATTCCCCTACTCGCCCATCTCCTATCATTCGCTGCCGTTTCTCATCGCCCATGACGCGAAAATCTACGAAAAGCACGGGCTCGAGGTCTATCCGATCTTCGCCGGCGCGTCGTCGATGATCGTCCAGTCGATGCTCGCCGGCGAGGCAGACCTCGCGGGCATGGCCGGGCCGGCGGTCATCACCAACGTGCTGAGGGGCGGCGATGTGATCCAGGTCGCGGCGCTGGTGAAGTCGTTCAGCGTGCCGCTCTACGTGCAACCGTCGATTACGCAGGTGAGCCAACTGAGCGGCAAGCGCGTCGGCGTCACACGTTTCGGCTCGGTGTCGCATTTTACCGCCAAAGCGATTCTCGACCGCTCCAACGTGAGCGACGCAGTGGTCATCCAGACCGGCGGCTACCCGGAGTCGATGACGGCGCTCAGCACCAACGCCATCGCCGGCGCCATGATCCCCGCGCCGCAAAGTGTCGTCCTGCGCGAGAAGGGCTTTCGCGAGCTAGTCAGCATCAAACAGATACGCGATATGAACATCCGCTTCATCGAGCAAGGGATCGTCGCCCGGCGCAGCTTCGCCGAGAAGAATCCGGACGTGACCAAACGATTTATTCAGGCGGTGTCAGAGGGTTTGAAAAAAATGCTCGACGATAAACCGCTAGCGACCAAAGTCCTGGGCAAGTACACCAAGATCCCGCGCCAGAACATGCTCGACGAAAGCTACCAAGCCGCCGTCGACGCCTTCGCCAAAGACCCGCGCGTGCCAACGGATGTCTTCAAAGATTTGGCGGATCAGCTGGTCGGCCTAAAACTCATCGAAGCGCCGGCCGTGCAAAAAACCCCGCTCACGGCCTACTATGATAACCGTTACATCGATGAGCTGGAAAAAGCCGGATTCTTCAAGCGGCTTTGGCAATGACGCTGTTCGAGCGAAAGGCAGCACGCTTTAGATTCTGTTGAAATCCGCAGAATGCTTCGACAAGCTCAGCATGAACGGACCTTTTTGTGAGCGATTTCAGCCCTGGTTCCGTTCGTCCTGAGCCTGTCGAAGGACACCGAGTTTTTAACAACGGGGAACCTCACGAGTTGGAAAAGACGCCATGATTTACCACGGCGCAAGAGCTTCGATCTTCATCGCCTGCGCCATCATTTGTTCGGCGGCACGCCTCGCCCACGCCCAGAATCTCACCCCCATCCTGGTCGCCTACGCCGGTCAAAATCAAACCGTCGGTCCCATGTGGGTCGGTGTCGAGCGCGGCACCTTCCGGAAATATGGCCTCGACGTGCGCATGGTGCAGCTGCGCAACGGCTCGCTCAGCATGTCGACCTTGGCCACCAAGCACGCAGCGCGGCATAGCAGCAGCCGAGCGGAAGAATCTCGCGCAAAGGCGCAAAGACGCAAAGTTTTGGCGGGTGAAAAAGGATTCTTATGTTACAAGGCTTTCGTGTTTACGACGCTGACGCCCACGGCTCGATCAACCCAAGCATGTGGGAGAGTTTGCCAGAACAGTATCGAACGCGCCGGCCGCGGCCGGTGACGATTCATGATGACAACGGCCTCGGCAACTTCAACGCCGGTTGGTTGATCGAAGGCTCACTCGAACCGCATGCGCTCGGTCCCGGCGCGCAGCAGGCCAACACGCCGCGCAATGTCTTGGTCGAGTTCGGCGCTAATGCAACGCGCGAGCATTGCTCGGTGCCGAGCATGACGCTCAACGATCCCAAGGCGCGCCTGGCGGACATGGATCGGATGGGTTTCGACGCCCAAATGCTGTTTCCCAGCACGCTCTACGCGCACATGACGAGCGACCCCGGTTTCGAAGCGGCGCTGTGCCGCGCCTACAACCGCTTCGTCGGCAAGCAATGCGAAACTGCGCCGCAGCGACTCAAATGGTCCGGCTTGCTGCCGCTGCGCGATCAACCGCAGGCGTTCGCCGCCATCGAGGAGATGCAAGCACTCGGCGCCCGCGCCGCGGTAGTCTTCGGCACCGCCGGCGAGCGTCTGCTGTCC from Deltaproteobacteria bacterium includes the following:
- a CDS encoding alpha/beta fold hydrolase, which encodes MPYAKSKDGVDIYYEAHGEGAPLLFLSETACDGAVWNLYQTPEFSRDHRVVIFDYRGTGLSGRPAVKYSTEMFAEDAVAVLDHLGLEGAVVCGHSMGGRVAQLIALNHPRKVSKLILASSGAAHPGERGIPIRIATEMVEWGYVKYVRDHTIVVGWTEVYARNHMPEIEKYLQVRMANLCPPEFYFRHVQARQEHDTSTRLKEIKVPTLIFVGDDDHFVVSDMSHRSGADILARGIANSKLVLIPEARHSYFYTEPEKVHQLMREFIKGG
- a CDS encoding amidohydrolase, with translation MGFRIQDKTKREGTTMANQYVDCDGHVMETTDEIIRLVGEPFKTTGHMNPRRVLPSIDRFHTPRLEERKPGTFDPSVGPEKWVQFLDKMGLEFSALFPTEGLAYGQVIFPPWAIAYARAYNDWLAARYLKFNSRLKGIALIPLQDVDAAVIELRRAVKDLGMVGAMLPSNGLQPHLSHKHFWPIYEEAAKLDCAMAVHGGCYGDLGFNSYTVFPATRALGMPVPLAIAATGMIVDGVFDEFPTLRVGFLEGGTCWIPMVLDRLHREQEYGGLRIKRKPVDYFTSGKIFCSCEGNEKALAYAIERVGPEPFMFASDFPHEISLDNCLEEIDEIQVRKDLKEEHKASILGENARRFYKI
- a CDS encoding ABC transporter substrate-binding protein: MVRRTLLLCGILFFLTLAPEAASALDKIKFPYSPISYHSLPFLIAHDAKIYEKHGLEVYPIFAGASSMIVQSMLAGEADLAGMAGPAVITNVLRGGDVIQVAALVKSFSVPLYVQPSITQVSQLSGKRVGVTRFGSVSHFTAKAILDRSNVSDAVVIQTGGYPESMTALSTNAIAGAMIPAPQSVVLREKGFRELVSIKQIRDMNIRFIEQGIVARRSFAEKNPDVTKRFIQAVSEGLKKMLDDKPLATKVLGKYTKIPRQNMLDESYQAAVDAFAKDPRVPTDVFKDLADQLVGLKLIEAPAVQKTPLTAYYDNRYIDELEKAGFFKRLWQ
- a CDS encoding amidohydrolase, whose protein sequence is MLQGFRVYDADAHGSINPSMWESLPEQYRTRRPRPVTIHDDNGLGNFNAGWLIEGSLEPHALGPGAQQANTPRNVLVEFGANATREHCSVPSMTLNDPKARLADMDRMGFDAQMLFPSTLYAHMTSDPGFEAALCRAYNRFVGKQCETAPQRLKWSGLLPLRDQPQAFAAIEEMQALGARAAVVFGTAGERLLSDPSFLPIWDEFAKTKMPLCVHMGMSYPPLAQLGRSIYDGHIIGMSLPAQLAFMAIVGHRMLDRYQDLKVAFLEFGAEWIFYIVSRMDHYLPLDRGAHPFGLSMPNPADLPRLSVRDYVKSGRIFMAAEADDRMLHQLFDLIGEDHVLFSSDFPHGEGRENAALEIIERKDLSETQKKKLLHDNTVRFFGAP